One window of the Candidatus Zixiibacteriota bacterium genome contains the following:
- a CDS encoding ATP-dependent protease La has translation MIIKTGSHIPLMAADDEPLLPIIPARTLILFPGETVTLQIGRPENLDLISENTGHGRLVGVTYSPTSDGAAKEIDLYQIGTAAKIISIKDGPSDSKFVTLEGVRRIALLSMRRSAPYITARIGFISEMPPSLSEASRMTKEIITIIEQIARVNPMYADRLATAARYGTSNPGAFADKIASQFDFPLIARQEILQSFRIGLRLQKLLKFLKDELDEAALSFEIRKKVEEKSAEEQRKSFLRQQLYEIKRELGDEFIEDKEAINLKNEIKKNRLLPEEVRDRALIEVERLGHLTTASAEYGATKLYLDWLMHIPWNVCTKEKFNIKQVEEDIAEEYYGSPQIKKQILERIAVRQLSGGIDEGSVLCLAGVPGTGKASLARAIAGALHKKFIRISVGGMVDIGDIKGSARTFWGAVPGIVIRTLRDAGTCDPVVFIEDIEYFAEDANTALPMSLLEAIDPRLNKRFLDSYIGLPIDLSRAIFICAVKSIEGIPEMLAHRFEIIELPGYIEREKIYIAHRYIIPAVLKKHALLKRDIKFTEKGLKKIIRSYTMEAGLLNFRRQIERICRHVAREKAAHVHRVWTVNEKTAENFLGTPLYIPEKPEKKAEIGVATGLAWTGTGGDLMIIEGLKMKGNGEVITTGSLGEVMKESIQAAHSYVRARADILGIDHNDFDNFDIHIHFPSGAIPKDGPSAGVTVSLVIASVMSERPIRPDIAMTGEVTLRGKVLPVGGIKEKISAAYRAGVPKIFIPRENKKDLKDLPADILKKTKFIFIDSVDDLFEKALLDFVPSSYTLEKIFAEEIEKAKNRKTPAPGKKIAARSARK, from the coding sequence ATGATTATCAAGACCGGATCGCATATTCCGCTTATGGCGGCCGACGATGAGCCGCTATTGCCCATTATTCCGGCCCGAACCCTGATTCTCTTTCCCGGCGAGACAGTGACCCTGCAGATAGGGCGTCCGGAGAATCTGGATTTGATTTCAGAAAATACCGGTCATGGCCGACTGGTGGGAGTCACATATTCGCCCACCAGTGACGGAGCCGCCAAGGAAATCGACCTCTATCAAATCGGAACCGCGGCCAAAATTATCTCCATAAAGGATGGCCCCTCGGACTCCAAATTCGTCACTCTGGAGGGGGTTCGGCGCATTGCTCTGCTGTCGATGCGCAGAAGTGCCCCTTATATAACGGCCCGTATCGGTTTTATCTCGGAAATGCCACCCTCGCTTTCCGAAGCCTCCCGCATGACAAAAGAAATTATTACCATCATCGAGCAAATTGCTCGTGTCAACCCGATGTATGCCGATCGTCTGGCGACTGCCGCCCGTTATGGAACCAGCAATCCCGGTGCTTTTGCCGACAAGATCGCCTCTCAATTCGATTTTCCCCTGATTGCCCGGCAGGAGATTTTACAGAGTTTTCGCATCGGCTTGCGTCTGCAAAAACTGCTCAAATTTTTGAAGGACGAATTGGACGAAGCGGCTCTATCGTTCGAAATCAGGAAGAAGGTCGAGGAAAAGAGCGCCGAGGAACAACGCAAGTCTTTCTTAAGGCAGCAACTGTATGAGATAAAGCGAGAACTGGGTGACGAATTTATCGAAGACAAAGAGGCGATTAATCTTAAGAATGAAATTAAAAAGAATCGGCTTCTTCCCGAAGAGGTGCGCGACCGGGCTCTGATCGAAGTGGAACGTCTGGGTCATCTCACAACCGCGTCGGCCGAATACGGCGCGACCAAGCTGTATCTTGATTGGCTGATGCATATTCCATGGAATGTCTGCACCAAGGAAAAATTCAACATAAAACAGGTTGAAGAGGATATCGCCGAGGAATATTATGGCTCGCCTCAAATAAAGAAACAGATTCTGGAGCGGATTGCGGTCAGGCAACTGTCGGGCGGGATCGATGAAGGTTCGGTGCTGTGCCTGGCCGGGGTGCCGGGGACAGGAAAGGCATCTCTGGCACGGGCCATCGCCGGGGCCCTGCATAAGAAATTCATACGGATTTCTGTCGGGGGTATGGTCGATATTGGGGATATCAAGGGATCGGCGCGAACCTTCTGGGGCGCGGTGCCGGGTATCGTAATCAGAACCCTTCGCGATGCCGGGACCTGCGATCCGGTGGTATTCATTGAAGATATCGAATATTTTGCGGAGGATGCCAACACGGCTTTGCCGATGTCGCTTCTCGAAGCCATCGATCCGCGCCTGAATAAGCGATTTCTGGATAGTTATATCGGCCTCCCCATCGATTTGAGTCGCGCCATTTTCATTTGCGCCGTCAAATCGATTGAGGGCATTCCGGAGATGCTGGCGCATCGTTTCGAAATCATCGAACTGCCCGGTTATATCGAGCGGGAGAAAATTTATATCGCGCATCGCTATATAATTCCGGCCGTGCTTAAAAAACATGCGCTGCTGAAGCGGGATATAAAATTCACCGAGAAGGGATTGAAAAAAATAATTCGAAGTTATACGATGGAGGCGGGACTTTTGAATTTTCGGCGTCAGATAGAACGGATCTGCCGCCATGTCGCCAGGGAAAAGGCGGCGCATGTTCATCGGGTCTGGACGGTCAACGAAAAAACCGCCGAGAATTTTCTGGGAACACCCCTTTACATTCCCGAAAAGCCGGAAAAGAAGGCGGAAATTGGGGTGGCGACCGGTTTGGCCTGGACCGGAACCGGCGGCGATTTGATGATTATTGAGGGCCTGAAAATGAAAGGGAACGGGGAAGTTATCACCACCGGCTCCCTGGGGGAAGTGATGAAAGAATCAATTCAGGCGGCTCACAGCTATGTGCGGGCCCGCGCTGACATTCTGGGGATTGATCATAACGATTTTGATAATTTCGATATTCATATCCATTTTCCGTCGGGGGCCATACCCAAGGATGGTCCCTCCGCCGGCGTGACGGTTTCCCTGGTAATTGCATCGGTGATGTCGGAACGGCCGATTCGTCCTGATATCGCTATGACCGGCGAAGTTACTCTGCGGGGCAAGGTTTTGCCGGTGGGCGGCATTAAGGAAAAAATATCAGCCGCCTATAGGGCGGGGGTTCCCAAGATATTCATCCCCAGGGAAAACAAAAAGGATCTTAAGGATCTGCCGGCCGATATATTAAAAAAGACTAAATTTATCTTTATAGATTCAGTCGATGATCTCTTTGAGAAGGCGCTTCTCGACTTTGTCCCATCAAGTTATACTCTTGAGAAGATTTTTGCCGAGGAAATAGAGAAAGCCAAGAATCGCAAAACCCCTGCCCCGGGCAAAAAAATTGCCGCTCGATCCGCCCGTAAATAA